From the genome of Leguminivora glycinivorella isolate SPB_JAAS2020 chromosome Z, LegGlyc_1.1, whole genome shotgun sequence, one region includes:
- the LOC125241710 gene encoding protein takeout-like isoform X2: MFGTRCSRRDPAVDACLLRGFNSLAEHLKGGAPELDIEEDEPIVIDELSIALGGGPDGYRATFKDIHATGVSNMTITNVRSDLETHQFQLTLFGPHISARARYRSSGVLLLVRASGGGDYWGEYDGVKAKVYFRGAPYERDGRTYLRLQQLKLDFSVKDIQMGVDNLQNGNAVLQAALNLFINTNAQELLKEMKPELKRDLADKMARFLARILHHIPYDEWLVD, translated from the exons ATGTTCGGAACGCGCTGCTCGCGGCGCGACCCCGCCGTGGACGCGTGCCTGCTGCGCGGCTTCAACTCGCTCGCCGAGCACCTGAAGGGCGGCGCGCCCGAGCTGGACATCGAGGAG GACGAGCCGATAGTGATCGATGAGCTGTCGATAGCATTGGGGGGCGGGCCCGACGGCTACCGGGCCACCTTCAAGGACATCCACGCCACCGGGGTCTCTAATATGACCATCACTAATGTCAG GTCCGACCTGGAGACGCACCAGTTCCAGCTGACGCTGTTCGGGCCGCACATCAGCGCGCGCGCGCGCTACCGCTCGTCCGGCGTGCTGCTGCTCGTGCGCGCCTCCGGCGGCGGCGACTACTGGGGCGAGTACG ACGGCGTGAAGGCTAAGGTGTACTTCCGCGGGGCGCCGTACGAGCGCGACGGACGCACCTACCTGCGACTGCAGCAGCTGAAGCTCGACTTCTCCGTCAAGGACATCCAGATGGGCGTGGACAACTTGCAGAACGGGAACGCCGTGCTGC AGGCGGCGCTGAACCTGTTCATCAACACGAACGCGCAGGAGCTGCTGAAGGAGATGAAGCCGGAGCTGAAGCGCGACCTGGCCGACAAGATGGCGCGCTTCCTGGCGCGCATCCTCCACCACATCCCCTACGACGAGTGGCTCGTCGACTGA